A portion of the Lolium rigidum isolate FL_2022 chromosome 1, APGP_CSIRO_Lrig_0.1, whole genome shotgun sequence genome contains these proteins:
- the LOC124684655 gene encoding uncharacterized protein LOC124684655 gives MAAEVNVMDIVPQCKPSIQSRFSTLRYMKWLVGHTSHGEEKVFLHKEKNINFSKERNRNIVSIRENTMKYIGDGIPIGMSYDGSPVTNTAGTDAGMVNNDVIVMRGTISDQNSFEKRNRKKRAAKATTHERNMLEFVIDHFIEAFNNKHLKINRFNKPNQYDSGFVIQYMRCYYGVEVKQFSNAPHLLH, from the exons ATGGCGGCGGAAG TCAACGTCATGGACATTGTTCCGCAATGCAAACCGAGCATACAATCTAGGTTTTCGACACTCAGATACATGAAA TGGCTCGTTGGCCACACTTCACATGGTGAAGAAAAAGTTTTTCTGCACAAAGAAAAGAATATCAACTTCAGTAAGGAAAGAAACCGTAATATAGTATCCATTCGAG AGAATACCATGAAATACATTGGTGATGGAATACCAATTGGTATGTCTTATGATGGGTCTCCTGTGACCAATACAGCAGGAACAGATGCAG GAATGGTGAACAATGATGTGATTGTAATGCGTGGAACTATATCTGATCAGAATAGTTTTGAAAAGAGGAACAGGAAAAAGCGCGCTGCAAAAGCAACAACACATGAGAGGAACATGCTAGAGTTCGTTATAGATCATTTCATTGAAGCCTTCAACAATAAGCATCTCAAGATCAACAGATTCAATAAACCAAACCA ATATGACTCTGGTTTTGTTATCCAGTACATGAGATGCTACTATGGAGTTGAAGTAAAACAATTCTCAAAT GCTCCGCATCTTCTCCATTGA